From the Cryptomeria japonica chromosome 2, Sugi_1.0, whole genome shotgun sequence genome, one window contains:
- the LOC131859311 gene encoding receptor-like serine/threonine-protein kinase At1g78530 produces MSNGSLESHLHCDADKCNIGGVYKLDLQTLAQTALGVARGLSYLHHDYSIQVVHYDLKPNNILLDFYMIAHTVDFGNAHILPKNSLHALFDAEHGVGARISAKGDVYSYGILLLEMLTGKRPTH; encoded by the exons ATGTCTAATGGAAGCCTGGAAAGCCATTTGCATTGTGATGCTGACAAGTGTAATATTGGGGGTGTCTATAAATTGGATTTACAGACATTAGCTCAGACAGCCTTGGGCGTTGCCCGTGGCTTGTCCTATCTCCATCATGATTATTCAATTCAAGTTGTTCACTATGATTTGAAGCCCAACAATATACTTTTGGACTTCTATATGATTGCACATACAGTTGATTTTGGAAATGCTCATATACTACCTAAAAATTCTCTGCATGCATT GTTTGATGCAGAGCATGGAGTTGGTGCAAGGATTTCAGCTAAGGGAGATGTTTACAGCTATGGAATTCTATTATTGGAGATGCTAACAGGAAAGAGGCCAACCCACTAG